One Salvia miltiorrhiza cultivar Shanhuang (shh) chromosome 6, IMPLAD_Smil_shh, whole genome shotgun sequence genomic window, tgtgtgggtaaaaagaAACAGTGACACATAAATATACTTTTAGCGACACATCCATGTGTGGCTAAAACCCTTAATTTCTTGCagtagtgttagtgttattttcatACAGTTTCATTTTGTAGAACTATatagtgttaatgtcatttgtaGAACATAAAGTGTTCTTTACAATAGTGTTATTGTCATTTctatatagtgttatttgtaaaacacgattatattatttatataacatgatagtgttagtatcattttcATATAGTGTTATTGTCATTTATTAGAACATAAAAGTGTTCTttataatagtgttagtgtcatttctatatagtgttatttgtaaaacacgataatattatttatataacatgatagtgttagTGCCATTTGTAGAACATAAATGTGTTCTttataatagtgttagtgtcatttccatatagtcatttgtataacaaaaAAGtgttctttacaaaaaagtgccCTCATCATTGCTCTAGAGCAGGTTGTGGTTCAGGGTTCGGACTATGTGTGGATTGAGACGGACTGCACTTACATGGTCGATCTCTTCCGTTTGCGTTCCCACACGGTTCCTTGGAGGTTCTTCAGCCGTTGGCGGAAGGTACTTTCTTCCATTGCTGAGCTTCATATTATTATCACTCACATTTACAAGGAAGGGAATCGTGTTGCTGACTTCATGGCCTCTTCGGTGGTGGATGAAGGACTCTGGCCAATTGCGATCCCAGATATACTTCAGCTGGTTAGCGATGACAGGAGATGCTTGCCTTATGTTCGTATTGTCCTTTAAGAGTGTTGTGTTTTCCAGGGAAGTTACTGTCATTTTCttggtttttgttttttggtttcCTTAGGTTTTTGGTTGTTTCCTGGGTCCGCTGGTTTTGGGTGGTTGTCCCTTCTTTTCGTGTTTCCGAGCCTCTACCGTgctttggtttagtgttggctCCCGGGGGCTCTGGCTTGTGTTGGGTTCTGGTGGTTAGCCTGGTCCTTTAGTCCGGCGTTCCTTGGGTGGTGCAAGGAGTCTAAGGTTTGGGAGGCAACGGCTTGATCAACTTTCCTTGAAGTGATTTGTCTGGTAGATTCTAGCAAGAGTGTCTTCATTGCAATAGGCTTAATATCTTTGGTTTGTATGGTTTGATTGATCTGAGCTcttggtctctgctcctctgatggtCGTACCATTATGAGCAGGGGAAACCTTGCGGGAAGTCTTTGGTTACCCCAATTACTTCATCCCGTGAAGATGGCCTTCAATGTGAAGTTTCTAATCTTTTAATTTAAGGATGAGGTCATAAAAGTAATTACATTAGGAGACTCACTgctagcggagaatcgggtctgacCGAATTGGTTGTTTTTCTTGATGTTGCTTCTCTGTACCTTGCTCTGCCCACTCCTCGAGGATAGCAGTTCTTAAGGCCTGGGTCTGGTTTGAGATGGTTTGGTTGTTGAGCCTCTTGGGTCCCTTCGCTGTTCCGGAGGATGTGTTGGGGCTTGCATGACCGGGCTGGAGTGGTGCTCTTCCCTTGGCTAGCGTCCCTGACTCCCTGGGGGGGTTtattttaccatttttccttttgCTCGATGTCTTTTGCGCTTTTGTTTGCTTTGCATGTTCTTTTTTATGCTTCTTGGTTGGCAGGTGTGTGCGCGTCTGCTCTGGCGTTGGTTTGGTGTGCATGGTTTTCTGCTCTGGCTCTGCCTGGGGCTGCAGCTCTGGTGCGGTCTGCTCTGGCGCCTTTGCACTCTGgctttggctctggctctgttGCTTCCGTCCTGGTGCTAGTTTGCTTTGGATATGCCAGAGCTGGTGCTGGTCTGCTCTGGACCTGCCAGAGCTGATGCTGTAATGCTCTGGTTCTGGGGTTCGGGTCGTTGCTCCGCTCTGTTTCTTTGTTGTTGCGGGTCAGCTCTGCTCTCTCTGGAGGTCAGCTTTGCTCTGGAGTTTAGCTCTACTCTGGAGGTCAGCTTTCCTCTGGAGTTTAGCTCTactctggaggtcagctctgctctgaaggtcagctctgctctggaggtttgctctgctctggagtcgGCCTTGCTCTGAAGTCAGCTTTGCTCCGTTAGTCGGCTCTGCTCTGTAAGTAAGCTTTGCTCTGTaagtcggctctgctctggaggtcttCTTTCCTTTCGTTGCTCTGGTTGTGCTCTGGTtcggctgctctgctctgcggTTTTTCCCGGTGCAGTCTTGCTCGCGTGGGTGGTTGCTCCTCCTAGTGTTGTGTTGGCTTTGCGTGTTTTTGTTCCTGCTTTGCTTGGTTGTGTTTTTTTCCCATTTTTccgtttttgggctttcttttgaGGCCCCTctccttgtttgcgcctgtgctctcaaggtttttacatttttttcaataaaatttccatttcagcagttagtgtcatttttatatagtgttatttgtaaaacacgatagtattatttatataacatgatagtgttagtgtcattttcatatagtgatagtgtcatttgtagaatATAAAAGTGTTCTTTATAATAGTGTTAGCGTCATTTGTAGAAtataatagtgttatttatataatatgatagtgtcattttatTGATgcatatagtgttatttactaagaaaaatagtgtcatttataatataaatatagtatcattttattaatgtaaataatattttttattaagaaaaattgtgtcaaggaaagaaaaataaaaaatgaaaaaaagaaagagaagaagaaaaaaaatacaatttaaaactaaaaaaagagtccaaaaaaaaattaaaaccgaaaatataatttaataaaaagaataaaagaagaagaaaaaatgaaaaacaaaaaagaaagaataaaaaaatgatttaaagcagtaaaaaaaatactctagGCAAagtgttgggtatcttcgcctagccagggttacACCTCTTGTTTCCCGAACCTCATGTCTTCCCCACACGTACTCAAGTAATTGaatcttcgtcttcttcttctctgtcacttcgacttctctgctctacAGGGAAGCGACTTCTCTGCGCGACTTCTCTGCGcgacttctctgctcggggcgacttccctggCACTCGTCGACTTCGCTGGCGCTTCGACTCcgctggcgcctcgactcctctggcgcttcgactCCGCTGGCGCTTCGACTTCGCTGGCGCCTCGACTTCGCTGCTCCTTCTTCACTTCTCTGCAACACACAAAGACAGGCAGCAAGTAAAAGAGAAACAAGGGAAAGTCAGAAgaaagaaagatagaaatcagAGGAAACTCGATGTAAGTTTCAGACTGATGTAAGTTTCTTACTCaaggtacctctggtaccttgtCTCTTTTTATCTATTTAATGAAGTtttcctgatcaaaaaaaaaaaaaaaaagaaatcagAGGAAACTCGATGTGGGAAaaatgtgtcctcgggacactttggctcagatttCTCCCACAGTAGGCAACGGCTTCTTCCGGCAGCTCAATGATCACGGCTCAAGGGGAACAGGAGAAACAGATCAGCACCCCAATCTCGATTGCACAGCCACCAGCAGCAGGAATCCGATGGACAGGATTCCGATGGCTTGCACACCCACAAAGTATCACCAAACCAGGAAACCGATGGACAGGAATCCGGTGATACAAGCACTCAATCGAAGCGAAGTTCACACCCACAGTCACCAATCAGGAAACCACGAACAGGAATCCGGCGACACTTCaggaaggaatagcagagccttccgATCAAACAGTGTGTGAAACTTCCTTACGATTGAAAGACTTGCAGCAGGGATAAAAAAGGAGTGGAGGTCATTGGGAAGGAGGGTGGAGCATTGAAGTCGGAGGTGGGGATCGAGGAGACGGGCGGCGGAAAAAGATGAAGCGGTGCAGGTAAGTGAGGATGAGGGGAGTAAAACTGAAGGGCAGTGGGCTTAGGGTTTGGGAATGGGTCGGGTAGCAGATTTGGGCTAGGGAAGAGTATTGGGCCAGAGGAGTTAATGATAATTGGGCCAACTCTCCAcacaaagaaaaaagaaataacaattggaggaaaaaaacgaaaaagaaagaagaagaaaaaaatattgaaaacagTAAAAAAGGGAAGCTAAACGCGGGCAGATTGATGCTACGTGTGTTAAAACCAACTGAGCTACCTATTTCTTTTGAAATTATTCTAggcaattaatatatattcttGTTTACTTGCCATGAATTTTGTgcaaagaatatatatattcgaATAAAGATTTAGAATGTATTTTATAAGAAAACATGAATATATAACCATAGACCTAAAAGAATTTCAAATCTCATGCATAATTATCTGCAAGGTTTAGCTGTTTCAAAATTTCTCTATATAATCATATCTTCTCTTTTATCAATTCgactacattattattattattagaattCGAGTACATTATTAAAGTGATCACCAATATGTAGTTTGTATCTATTTTAGTTGACATCCTATTCATTCTATTATTTGTTACTAGAATAATGTGATTTTGTCACATCATGCTCAACCATAAATTAACTAAATTGAATAAAAGTTGatccatttaattattttttttatcaaaataaaaaagaatttagctAATTTTAGTAATTAATTGTACACACGTTGTAGTTTTTTTCCCCctttcattttcatatatatatatatatatatatatatatatatatatatatatatatatattttaaatagtaCATTTATGAGTTGATCCCAAATTAAGATGCCAAAGAAGTACTACTTGAGCAAGTTGGCTAGAGGAAGATAAGTCAAAAgagacaaataaaaaattatagttaatgcacatttatcaacaataataattttatacaacgGTATTATGGCCGgccataattaaattaattaaattgaataaaactttattcttttaaatgtttttgatcaaaataaaaataaaaattaactacGATGTGTACAAATATCAAAACTAgctatctcatttttttttgtttgaaccAAACAATTTAAATGAATCAAgtttttttcaatttgattaGTTAGTTTATATCCAGTCATTATATTGCGGCATAGAATTATTGTTGCTAATATTGTGTGCATTAACTATACTTTTTTATGTCTCTTTTCTTTTGATTATCTTCCTCTAGCTAACTTACTCGAGTAGTACTTTTCTTGCATCTTAATAATGTGGGATCAACTCATAAATGTACTCAATTATGTTAATATAATATTTCGTTATTATTCGACTCACATGATAACTATGAGTGAAATAGGAGTATATATATAGTCCATGTACATATGCAACTTCTTTATATAGTTGTTTACTTTAATTTATCAATACTTCAAATCTAAGCAATATATCTTTTATCAACATGCATTCGTATCGATGAAGGCTTCACATGCAGATGCGATTAGACACAATTTGTTTGATAAaagtgcgttctctttgattataattttatcatgagaaaagaaGGGATATATAAAATTTCATGCTTTAAATCATTTCTTTGTCATTTTCTATTTGACCCTCAcgtattcctcattttcactacaaaggagaCATAATAtaattatccctccaaaaattgTGTCTAATTGCATCTGCAGCCGAAGAATAACAAGAActcatttttatataattaaattttcaatttatcatGATTTTTCCAAGATAAAACATTCCGGCCACTTCTTAAATCTAACGTGAAAATTTTACTTGGCGTAGTAAGTGTTGGTGTTAACATAGCATtcccaaaattttaattaaaaatcaattaattaaggGCAAAGGTACAGATTGGTCCCTGAACTCGACCCCTCTAGAACGTTGagccccccatactcggtcaaggcgcgttgacctccctgaactcccgagAAAAAGGTGCAACTAAACCCACGAGTTTAACGGCGATACGGTTTAACGTTGTTAAACGTTTTTTTTTCCTGATCATCTTCTCCTGCTGGATTCCTTCAATTTTTCGGCGAGAACCACCGGCTCGAACGGCCAAGGATGgagcaccgccgccgccgctcgccttcccctcatctctctctcgcgTTTCCGGCAACGGATCtgtcttccctctctctctcggatcTCTGACAGCAGACGACCAAGGATGGAGCGTCGCTGCCGCCGCTCACCTCCCCCTAATCCCTTTCTCGCGTTTTCGGCAACGGATCTGTCCTCCCTTTCTCTCTTGCATCTCTGATAGCGCCGGACGGCCAAGGATGGAGCGCCGGCGCCGCTCGCCTCCCCCTCATCCCTCTCTCGCGTTTCTGACAGCTGATGGCCAAGGAGGAGCCGCCACTGCAGATCTGCTCCGGTTGCGCCTCGCATTTGGTTGGGGTGGGGCGCTTGTCAGAGAAGAAGTGGCGCCGGCAAGATTTTCCCTTTCAATAGATGAATGTCGCCGGAAAATTGAAGGAATCCAGCCGAAGAAGATgaccaaaaaattaaaaaaaaaatgtttaacgGCGTTAAACTGCCGTTAAACTCGTGGGTTTAGTTGTACCTTTTTCTCGGGAGTTCAAGGAGGTCAACTCGCCTTGACCGAGTATGGAGGGCTCAACGCTCTAGGGGGTTGAGTTCTGGGaccaatctgcacattttcccattaattaattaatttccaaACTTCAATCCTCATGTCTTCCTGCTCGGCCGAGACCATCAGAAGAGGTTCTTCTTACATGGAGTTCGATTGCGATGCCCTAATTGTTTAGGTTTGCCATATCAACGCATACAATAATGTTGCCGTGTTTGTTTTGAGCTATAAGGTAGGGATGGTAGGGATAAGTTTCATTTATCAGTTTATACCTCATTTGTTTGacataataaaaaattcgaTCAGATTATATAAATTTTCGGGCAATACCATTTCTCTTgggaaataaataattttatatctaaGGAAGTGGTATAGTTTTAACCACTTTATAAGAAGAGGATAAATGTATTATCATTGAAACCAAACAAGATATAAAAACTGTGGTCTCCACTTTAAGTGGTAAATTTATATctcattattttatatctttatttagagggataaaaagcaagcACACCTTCAGGGTTAAGAATAATTATTAGGCTTGTCGATcagttcgggttcggttacctgAACCAAAAATTTTGATTACCCTAAACCTATTTTCGTCCATTTTCAATAACCgttcccaataataaagacacacatCTATTTAAACAACCCTAATAactatactccctccatcccattattgaaaacacactttccttattgggttatcccaataataaagacacacatctatttttggaaaaaattaGGGGAGTATTACATTTAATTAATCCTACCATAATTACACTATAAAAGTTGAAACCCTAAACTATTCTAACCTATTCTCTCCCAAACCAGCCACCCCATTTCTGGAACACACCCAAATTCGCCGCCcatctcctcctcctcatcctcagcGAAGTTGCCGCCGGCGAGGCACAGCCACCGCCGAACACCCCTCGCCCCTCCGTCAACTACCATTTATGGGGGCTAGGTTTTGCAGGGCGTCTGTGAAGAGAGGTGAAGGGAAGAGGGTGACGTATTCTTCCTCTGGAATCGCCGCCGACCTCCATTTGGAATCGTCGGCACCCTTCACCTCGTCCCTCTGTCGAGTTCTTCCTTTGGAATTGCCGCCGCCCTCCTCTTCAATCCTAGATCTCCGGTCCGGTTGAAAACCCCTGGCCCCAATTTCCAACCTCTGATCTTCACTGCCGCAACCGCCGCCCTCCTCTCCAACCTTAGATCTCCACTGCCGCAACCGCCATTTCCAGAGGCGCCGCCTAAAAACCCTAGCCCCAATTTTCAGAAATCGTCCCAAAAATCGGCCTATGATCTCCAGATCTCCATCACCATCTCCTGACTAGCGGCCGTGGCCGGTGATGATTCTGCCAAGAAAATGGAGCGTCGATTTTGGgttcattgttttttttttattcaatttcattgTACTGCCTTTTTTAATTTTCCTGTAATACACTGTGAATTGAAATTTTCAAATCTGAATTGGAATGCACCTGGaatttttggtttgattgtGCAATTTGCTTGTGTGAGTTCACGGTTATGGTGATAATTTTggtcggcggtggtggtggtggtttgTATTGGTACACTGCTGCCACCTTTTTGGAAAGAAACAGTAACTTAAGAAAGACAACAAAcagaaaaatcaaaaaaaaaataatgagaataattaaattaattaaaatttttgaaattctgaatttttaaaattaaaaaataaatttgcaatgtaaaataaaaataaataaattcaacaaACAAAAGTTAATCAACTACACTAATGATGTGGGCCACAACACTTTATCACATAAACTACATCTCCTTAATCtacgtgcccaaatgaagtgtgtcttcattattgagacggagggagtatattgttGAATTTGGAACGACATTGCCATTtattattagtatatattttttggtCATTATAAATTCGAatgattcgattcgattatcgGATTATTCAATACCCGATATCCGTTTAGACaaccctaataattatatatatggtTGAATTTGGAACGACATGGGCATTTATTATTAGTATATGGTTTAAGagttaaataaactaaaaatggTACATCGAAATTCAAGAGTTCGTTGAGATTACGTATTGTcccaaaattttatatataataatgtgACCGCATCTAGTCATGTGTAGTTTGAGATTGCATCTGATTTATTTTAATCCTTAAATGATCGAAACATATGCACTTTCGAGTTTTATATTTTAGTGGATTAGGTCTCTCATATTAACTATACCACCAACTCTTAATTAATCTGAATTTAACTTTTAATCATAAACATCACGTCGCCGCACTTGAGATTTTATGTGTAAAAATGGAGTCaactaataaaatattcattttactattgtaaagataaacagtaattattaaaataaaaaatattaaaattgccatttttataattttacatttattattattttgcctATAATTCACAATTACAAAGCTTTTTAATCGTAAATTGATCTTATTTtgacaattaattttttatcacaaaactttttaattgtgaattttgCATGTACCGTTCACAAccacaaatttttttatttataaattaaggCTAATTCACACGAATTGTGTGTAAAactgtattttagtaaaaaaaaaaagttgactaTTATTTGTAATACTTTTTATTTCTAATGATAATATTTTGTCTTAACAATAATACAATGGATATTTTTGATACATCGACTCTTTACTAGAAACTATGGAAACACAATTAAAAATTTGCGACTGCATCAGTTCCCCATTACAAAACCACAGAAATATAAAGCTTATTTAATTAACCCCTCACATTTGAGCAATCTCAATTTCATCATCAATCTCGTTGAGCCTAGAGTTGTAGGTGGTGTAGATGGTGTATTCCAACACGGCGTAGCTCGTCGGAAAATCGATCGAGTAGGTGCTTTGGATCGCGTACCCGCGGGCGAATCGGAAGACGCCGGTGCCGCCGACCACCGGCAGCTCCCGCTGCGCGTCCATGACTTGGTTCCGGCCGAGGATGCTGAGCGTGCTGCCGGCGAACCGCCCCACCGTGAAGTAGAAGTTGAGGTTCATCGCAATGCCGAACGTCGCAAGGTCGGCGTTGGTGGTAAGCCCTTGGGTCCGGCCGAGCGCCCTCGAGCCGAACTTCGGGCCCTCCGTGATTAGGTCGTCGAGGACGTGAACGCTGCCGAAGGCCGTCGGGTGGGTCGGGGTGATGGAGGCCTTCGCCACCTCGAACACCGTGGCATTGACGTGGCCGATCCGCAGATCCTGGACGTAGAAATGGAGTTTCAtcaccttttcttttcctccGCAGACGTCGCGGAGGAATGTTTCTTGTTCCTCTGCGCCGTCGCGAAGGAAAAGTTTGCTATTATCGGACACAGCTAGTGTGCACACTGATAAATACGATATTATCAAAATTAGGGCGATTGCTAGTTTAGCCATGTTTTTTCCAATTTTGCAAAAATTAGATCGTTTTGTTTTGTGTTGCGATTCCTTGAATATAGAGATGGGATTATATATAGTGAGAGAGGGATATGACAAGTGGGGCCATCAATAATATTTAAATGAGTTAGTCATCTCACAAGttgatttctttatttaaaattttgataaataaaatcaagaattatttaaataaattaattgcctcacaagttgattttaatgtgatttttaaagtgtggcgaattaaattattatttttttagttattaTAATTTTGTACTCTCAATTTTTTTCCATCGCCGCAATGTTGTCATGAACATGCAATTTTATAGTATATTCTTGTGACCTTCTCCTTCATAGTTTTGGCATGTCATTTTTGGACCTATTTGTGATAATTTGGTTCGGCCGTCGCTTGAAAAAAATTCGGTAAAcagaaatacaaaaattaaaaattttataatttaatcaatcacattttaaaaattacattaaaattataattttaatataattcgTAAAATGAAATCCCCATTTTTTACTCGTAAAAGT contains:
- the LOC130989339 gene encoding dirigent protein 11-like; its protein translation is MAKLAIALILIISYLSVCTLAVSDNSKLFLRDGAEEQETFLRDVCGGKEKVMKLHFYVQDLRIGHVNATVFEVAKASITPTHPTAFGSVHVLDDLITEGPKFGSRALGRTQGLTTNADLATFGIAMNLNFYFTVGRFAGSTLSILGRNQVMDAQRELPVVGGTGVFRFARGYAIQSTYSIDFPTSYAVLEYTIYTTYNSRLNEIDDEIEIAQM